TCGCTGACTAGCAAGACAAAGCAATCCGCCGAGGCGCAAAGGCTCAACCCCTTGCCCGTAGTCAGGTAGATTTAAGAAATAGATCTCAATTTAGCTTGTGTGGTTGCCAGGGCTAAGAGCGCTCTGGGCAGCCTCAAACTTTGGAAAAGGTTGATGAAATAATGATTACGGCTCTAATCTTGCTGGTTGCGCTGGCGATTTTGGCGTGGGGCTTTTACCGGGCGCGGCCCTACGGGAAAGTCGGGATTTTTGCCTGGCTCCAGTCCGTGGCGCTGATGCTGCCGTGGCTGCTGTTTTTTGGGCTGGCGGCGGCGGGGATCTACCTCAATATTGTGGGGGTGATTTTCCTGCTGGTGGCGTCCACGGCGGTGTACATCTTGCTGGGACGACAGCTGCGGGCAGCGGGTCAAAAAGGCGCTCTTCCCCGTCGGGCGGCGGCGATCGCCGATGCCGCAGCAGAAGCCGCCAGCGAGGAAACCCCCGCGATCGCGCAACCCCAGGAGCCTGAGCCCGCCTTTACCCCCGTCCCGGCCGAGGACCTGCAAAAAATGCGGGGGCTGTTTGGCATTGAGACCTTTTTTGCCACAGAGACGATTCCCTATCAGGACGGGGTCATTTTCAAGGGCAATCTGCGGGGTGAGCCAGCGGCAACCCACGAGCGCCTGTCATCTGCGTTGACGGAGCAGTTGGGCGATCGCTACCGCCTCTTCTTGGTCGAGAACCAAGACCAAAAGCCCGTGGTCATCGTCCTGCCTAGCGCTAATGATCCACCAAAAGGCGGCTTGGCCCAAAAAGTCTTTGCGGTGCCGCTGTTTCTAGCGACCGTGGCCACCTGCCTGGAGCGCGGGGGCTTGCAGCTGGGCGTGGATGTCCTCAGCGATCCCCAGCGATTGCAGGATGCGCTGCCCCTGGGACTGGGGATTTTGGCGGTGATTTTGCTCCATGAGGTGGGCCACTGGGTCACCGCCCGCCGCTATAAAATTCGCCTGAGCTGGCCCTATTTCATTCCGGCGTGGCAGCTCGGCTCCTTCGGCGCGATTACTCGCTTTGAGTCTCTGCTGCCCAACCGGACGGTGCTGTTTGACATTGCCTTTGCGGGGCCAGCGGTGGGGGCGCTCTTGTCCCTGGTGATGCTGGTGGTGGGGCTGCTGCTGTCGATTCCCAGCGGCCTACCGCAGCCGCTGCCGGGCTACTTTGAAACGGTGCCGACGGAGTTCTTCGAGGGCTCGATTTTGGTTGGGACCCTAGCGCGGGTGATTTTGGGAGCAGAGCTAAAAGACACGGTAGTCAATATCCATCCTCTGATGGCGGTTGGCTGGCTGGGTCTGGTGATTACGGCGCTGAACTTGCTGCCAGCGGGCCAGCTCGATGGCGGCAGAATAGTGCAGGCGATCTATGGACGCCGGGTGGCGGCGCGCTTGACGGTAGGCACGTTAATTTTGTTAGCGATCGCCTCCCTCGCAAATCCCCTAGCTTTGTACTGGGGGGTATTGGTGCTCTTTTTACAGCGCCAGCCAGAGCGTCCCACCCTAGAGGAGCTGACCGAGCCCAATGACGCTCGAGCGGCTTTAGCACTTTTGGCGCTTTTTTTGACGGTCATGACCCTTTTTCCGCTGACGCCGAGCCTGGCAGGACGTCTCGGTATTGGTGGGTAAGGATGGACACTAACGGCTGAAAACCAGACTGGGTTTTACTTTCAACCAAGTCTTTGGGAGGGGCTCCCAAGGGGAACAGAGTCGCTAAACTTTGGATGAAAGCCGTGTTCCTGAGTAAAAAGTCATGTTAGCCCCCCCGTCAGTCCTGTTTGTGTTTGACCTTGGCGCGCTGCTCAATACGACGGTGCGAGAGTGGCCGAATTTCTCGCGTCTGGGCGTGTGCGCCGTGCCCCAATCGGTGTTTGAAGAAATCCAGTACTACGCGTCTGGCCGCGCTCCGGAGGTTGAGCAGGAAAAAACAGCGCGAGAATTTTTGCGCTTTTCTCCTGAGAGTCTTTGGCAAGTGACAACGGCCCAGGGTGAGCACCCCGGCCTGATGCCGCTGCTGGGGCAGGAAATGAGTCGGCAGGCGCGCATGAAGCTGGCGATCGCCCAGTGTGCCTACGGCCTGGCCGAGGAGCAGCTAGAGAAGCTGATTATTTTGGTATCCGATAGTCCAGCCATGCGCCAGCGCTGCTTTTCGCTGAATGTGCGCAATCTGTGCGCCATTACCAGTGTGGAGCTGCGTCAGTGGAGCCGCTCTCACCAGCGCCCCTTGGCGGTGGTCCAGCGGCTCCAGATGATGATTCGGGCCGAGAGCGAGCTGCTGCAACCCTTGGCCTCTCCCAAGAGCCGAGCTGCGATCGCCCATTCTGTTGCCCATGGTGCCTCCCATCATGCCCCTGTGCACGCCTCCCATGGCACCACCCGGAGCTATGGCTCCTCGGCGGTAGCGTCTCGCGCCCATCCCTCGCCGACCCGTTCTCGAGTCCGCGTGACCGAGGTGAAGTCGATGCAGCCCGATAGCCTATCCCAGATCGTGTCGCTGCTGCTGTCGCTGCTGGGCGTGGCGGTAGCGGTGGGGGTGGGCTGGCGAATGCTGTCTCCGGCGAGCTTCCAGGAGTTTTGGCAGCGATCGCCCGCCCAGTCCCGAGAGCTGCCGCACAGGCACGCCTCACTGGGGCTGCCAGCCGTCGCGGATCTTGGGATGCTCCACGGGTTTGGGGAAGAGGGTCTGGAGGGTTGATTGGCGATCGCCCTTCGGCTCCTCGGTGAGGTTCCACAGCGTCTCATAGAAGAAAAATGACACTCCCGTCATTCCGGCTTGGCGGGCCGCTTCGACCTGAGCGCGAATCTGGCTGCTGGGCACGTTGCGTCCCTTGAGGCCGCTCAGGATACCGATTCCCACCGGAATATGGCGGCGGGCTGCCTGGACTTCGGGCCGAGAGATTTCTGCCTGGAAGCGATCGAGGTCGTTGCGGTAAACCTGGATCATCAGCTCTTCGACATAGCCCCGCCGTTCCCAGGTTTGCCAGTCCTGCAAGAAGCTAGTGTAGGCAAATTCCTGGGGATTGGGCGAGAGGGCGACGATGGCGTCTGGCTTTTCCGCTTTGATGGCGGCAAAAAGGCGGCCCATAAACTCGGTGATTTTGCCGGCTCGCCAGCGCACCCACTCGGGGTCTTGGGGATTGCTCGGGGGGGACTGGCCCTGATGCTCTGCTTTGTAGAGGGCGACGGTGTAGGGGTCGTAGCCGAGATCTGCGGGCAGACCCAGATGGTCGTCAAACTGGATGCCGTCGACGTCGTAGTCCCGGACAATCTCGACCACCAAATCAATGATGAAGTCCTGAACTTCGGGCCGGAAGGGATTCAGCCAGACCCGCTCGTGGGTGCCTTCCATCCAGATTTTGCTGCCGTCGCGGCGCTGGGTCAGCCACTCGCTCCGGCGCTGGGCAAGCTGGGAATCGGCGGGAGCCATGAAGCCAAACTCGAACCAGGGCAGGACGGTCAAGCCGCGATCGCGCCCTTCTTTGACCACTTCAGCCAGCATGTCTCGGCCCTGTAGTCCGGGCTCGGGGTCTAGCTTCTGGCCAGTGACGCTTTCGGCCACCTTGCTGGGATAGAGGGTGTAGCCCCAGTTCCAGACGGTGGGATAGACGGTGTTGAAGTTTAGGCGATCGAGCTCTGCCAGGGCCGCGCGCAGGCGATCGCGGCTAAACAAGACATCACTGTCGATATTGGTCAGCCAAACGCCGCGAATTTCGGCCCGATCCTGGTTGGGCACGCTGCTGGTGGCTTTGGCGATGTACTGCGGCGGGACCAGGGCCGCGGGCACGCTCTGACCGGCCAGAGCCTGACACAGGAAGGCAGCCACTTCGCCCCGACTGGCGGGCTGATTGGGATTGAGGCGGCGGGCATTGGGATAGTTGACCACCCAGCCTTTTTCGAGAGCGCCGGCGATCGCCCCCACCGCGTAGCTGGGGATGCTGGCCTGATCCTCGAGAGCCTGACCCAAAATCGCGCTAGCAGGCTGGCTCGGCGTAGCCTTGAGACCGCTGGCCAGGGAAACTAAAACCTGCACCCGAGGAATCTGCTGACTGGGATTGAAGCGATTGCCTGGATAACCTGACAAAAAGGTGGTGCGGTAGGCGGACTGGATGGCGTCGTGGGCCCAGTAGCTGCGGCCAACATCGCTAAAGGCGGAGGCGCTGCGGGTGTTGGCCGCATTGGGAAAGGCGCGGCGCACCATAGCCGCAAACTCAGCCCGCGTGACGGTCGCGTTGGGCTTGAAGGTGCCGTCGGGATAGCCGCTGAGGATGTTTTTCTGGGCAAGCTGGCTGATGCAGGCCTGACCCCAGTGGCCCGACAGATCGGCAAACTGAGACTGGGCGAGGGCTGGGGGAGCGGCGATCGCCCCGAGCAGTGAAAGCGCGAACCAGGCAACAGGCGATCGCCCGACCCCGATCAAGAAACGATTCATAGGTGTCTCAAAATGGCAGAGTAACGGTGAGTCGATTTTTTGCCCAGTGTTGCATAAAGCGATCGCTGAATCGAAGCACCGCAACACAATGCAGCCCACCGATACTGATCGACACACTTTTACGCTGCCTGTTCCAGTCGGAGGCAACCGGTAAAGCGCGATCGCTCAGTAAAGATACTCGTTAGGTAAATCGTCTGGTCGAAGAAGATTATCCTGCCTAAAAATCTGCACGCAGATTATTTGGTTACAACAGATTGTTCAGTCTCTGATTAAGAAATATTTTGTGTGAAAAATAGTTATTGAATTAAAGAAAGTAAGCAAGTGTTTGGATAGCTATTAAGTAGTGCTAATGTTGTGGAGAAATATTTTTAATTCTTTGAGAAAGCCTGTTAGAAGCTTCAGTCGGGTTTTCCAATAATTTTTAGATAAGTCGAAGTTAAAGAAAGGCCCGTGAAATAAAAAGCACTCCCAAGTCGGGAGTGCTTTTTGCCAGTCTGCATTGACGGGGAGGGAGGCTATAGCACCTCGGTATTGTCCTGATCGGCCCTCGGAAACTGGGCCAATGGACAATCTTTTTAGTCAATCGCTCGCTTCATCTTATCTTTCGCGTTTTCTACCGTGTTGCGAGCTTCTGCCTCAGTTTGCTTAGCTTTGCCAGCAGCCTTGTCTTGGGGATCGCCGGTGACTTCTCCCTTGGCTTCTTGCGCTTTTCCCTCAATGTTTTTAGCGGCTGCTTTTGCTCTATCTTCAAGACTCATGAGTCAAACTCCTGTTTTAATGCTAAAGAAAACCAATCGGGAACTGCTAAATGCCAATTGATAATTTCAGCTTAAAAGAAGGGGCGATCGCCATCCTCATTCGTAAGTAATAGATAATTTTGAAAAAACTTTCTGAGAATCTCTCCTGTCACGGATGTTGTGAATATTCGCGCAAGCTGACGAGAAGTGACGAGAAGTAAGGTAAAAAACCTTGTCTTGATAAAGACTACGGGCGATCGCCTTTTTAAGGCACCAAAAAGCGATTTTTAGGCAATGAGTTCTTGCGGCTCAGAACCGCATTGCTAAAAGGCTTTGCGCTAGAATCACAGCTACGAGCCTTGCACCCTCATCACATCTTCAAATCATGGCTGAGTTTCGTCTCGAAGCCCCCTACCAGCCCACGGGCGACCAGCCCCAGGCGATCGCGCAACTCACAAAAAATCTTCAGTCCGGCAAACGCTTCCAAACCCTGCTCGGAGCGACCGGCACCGGCAAAACCTACACCTGCGCCAAAGTCATCGAGACCATTGGCAAGCCCACCCTGGTTTTGGCCCACAACAAAACCCTCGCAGCCCAGCTCTGCAACGAACTGCGAGAGTTTTTCCCCCACAACGCCGTCGAGTACTTCATCAGCTACTACGACTACTACCAGCCCGAGGCCTACATCCCCGTCACCGACACCTACATCGAGAAAACGGCCTCTATTAACGAAGAAATCGACATGCTCCGGCACTCGGCGACGCGATCGCTCTTTGAGCGCCGGGACGTCATCGTCGTTGCTTCCATCAGCTGCATCTATGGCCTCGGCATCCCCGCCGAATATCTCAAGGCCGCCATTCCCCTGCGGGTCGGAGCCGAGGTCAACCAGCGGCAAATCCTGCGGGACCTCACGTCTGTCCAGTACACCCGCAATGACCTTGACATCGGGCGCGGTCGCTTCCGGGTAAAAGGCGATGTCCTAGAAATTGGCCCCGCCTACGAAGATCGGATTATTCGCGTCGAGTTCTTCGGTGATGAAATTGACGCCATCCGCTACATCGATCCGGTGACCGGCGCGACGCTCCAGAGCCTCCAGTCCGTGAGCATTTATCCCGCTCGCCACTTTGTCACCCCCGAGGATCGCCTAGCGATCGCCTGCGACGACATCGAGGCGGAGCTCAATCAGCGCCTTGATTTCCTAGAAAAAGAAAACAAGCTCCTGGAAGCCCAGCGCCTGGAGCAGCGCACTCGCTACGACCTCGAAATGCTGCGAGAAGTGGGCTACTGCAACGGCGTCGAGAACTACTCCCGTCACCTGGCTGGCCGACAGGCGGGCGAGCCGCCGGAGTGCCTGATCGACTACTTTCCCCAGGACTGGCTGCTGGTGATCGATGAGTCCCACGTCACCGTGCCCCAGATTCGGGCGATGTACAACGGAGACCAGGCCCGCAAGCGGGTGCTGGTGGACCACGGTTTCCGGCTGCCCAGCGCCGCCGACAATCGCCCCCTCAAAGCAGAGGAATTTTGGACCAAGGTGAGCCAGTGCATCTTTGTGTCGGCGACGCCCGGAGACTGGGAGGTTGAGCAGTCTGAGCAGGCGGTGGTGGAGCAGATCATTCGACCGACGGGGGTGGTCGATCCAGAGATTTTTGTGCGGCCGACCGAGGGACAGGTAGACGATCTGCTGAGCGAAATCCAGGAGCGAGTCTCGCGCAAGGAGCGGGTGCTGATCACGACCCTCACCAAGCGGATGGCAGAAGACCTGACCGAGTACCTGCAAGAGCGCGCTGTGCAGGTCCGCTACTTGCACTCAGAAATCAATTCCATTGAGCGAATTGAAATTTTGCAGGATCTGCGGGAGGGGCACTTTGATGTGCTGATCGGGGTGAACCTGCTGCGGGAGGGGTTGGACCTGCCGGAGGTGTCTTTGGTGGCGATCCTGGATGCAGACAAGGAGGGTTTCTTGCGGGCGGAGCGATCGCTGATCCAGACCATCGGTCGGGCGGCTCGTCACGTGCGCGGTCAGGCGATCCTCTATGCCGACAACCTGACCGACAGCATGGCAAAGGCCATCAGTGAAACCGAGCGCCGCCGCAGGATTCAGACTGCGCACAATCTCAAGCATGGCATTACGCCTCAGCCGATCGTGCGCCGCTCGAAGAACGCGATTTTGTCGTTCTTGGAGGTCTCGCGCCGCCTGAATGCCCAAGAGCTGGAGTTGGCCTATGAGCAGGTGGACGATCTGCCCCTAGAAGACATCCCAGCGCTGATTACGCAGCTAGAGGCGCAGATGAAAGAAGCGGCCAAAAATCTGGAGTTCGAAGAGGCAGCGAAATTCCGCGATCGCATCAAGCAGCTCCGTGAGAAACTGCTTGGTCGGCGCAGCTAAAGCCTCAGTAAGCTCTTTTTCGCGAACAAGCAGCGCTCCAAATATTTGGAGCGCTGCTTGCGGTTTGGTGATGAGAGATTCGCTGAGACTGGAGGTCTCATTGTCCTGACAGCGCTGTTGCGGGTAAGGCTGTTTTTGGTGCGATCGCTGTCGATCGCGCCTTGCTAGACGCTGCCGGTTCTTGAATTGCAGAAGCGATTGCTTTCTCGTGTATTTCTGATGGCTCGAAACAAGCCAATATCTACTCGCAATATCGATCGATCTTTGCAGATCTTTTGGTAGAGCAACCCAGTCAAAACCCATCCCGCAGGATGCGTTGAACTCAAAGGCGCGATCGCGTTTAACTGAGGGTTTTTCCTCGATTGAGCTCTCGAAGCAACCTGAATCTAGCTACCTACAAAGTATTAGCGAATCCAGATTTGAGAGCTGTTTTTAGCCAAGATCCAAAGCTCCGCAACGCTGCGGCAAACGGCCCGAATCCTGGAATAAAAATTGAGCGATCGCGTATCGACTAATGCAAGCTTTGGGGAGTCAGAAACGAGAAGAGGCGTGGAGCTAGCGGCCGCGGCGTGGAGCCTTGAGGGGCTGTCGGGGCTGTTTTAGCTCCCACTTGAGCTGACGAATTTTGGATTGCCAGGTCTGATGCTCTTGCTGCTTGATGTACTCCGCAAAAGTCATAAATTCTCCGATTCGAATTGGTTTATAGGATAGCAGAGAGTTACTGAAACGTTGAGCGTCCGTTTAACAGGAAAAATACCTGCTTAACGCGCCCTTGTCACTCTCCAAAAACTCACTTTTCTAAGCAGTCGTGTCCAAGAAGTCGTGAGTTGAGTTCGTAATGGGGGTGTACTCTCGAGGGAGAGATACAGCACGATCCTTAGAGTGCAACAGTGCTTCCTCTAGGGCTCCCGCAAAGGTGCAAGACTTGATTCGCCTGAGAAGAATCTTGCAAGCTGGGGGCTTACGCATAAAGGAGCTTTTCGATGGAACTGATCGTCATGAGCTTGAACTTGCGCTATGACAAACCAGATCCTGGCACGGCTGCGTGGAGTGTTCGGCGAGAGGCCGTAACGGCTCTTGTCTCTTATTATGCCCCAGATTTGATGGGTTCTCAGGAAGGTCAAGCCCATCAACTTTTGGACTTGCACCGTCATTTGAAAGATTACCAAAGTTTGGGCGGCGATCGCTTGGGTAATGGCCGAGGGGAAGCCTGTGCTATTTTTTATCGGCCCCAGCGTCTGACCTGCCGAGAGTGGGGAGAGTTTTGGCTGAGCGAAACCCCCGAAGCCCCAGGCAGCATAACGCCGAGCTGGGGCAATCTGCTGCCGCGAATGGTGACGTGGGCCTGCTTTTCGTCTACGTATTTGGCAGCGCCGCTGCTGGTGTTTAATACCCATTTTGACTATGGCAGCGCGACAGCCCGCGATCGCAGCGCCCAGCTGCTGCGGGCCCGGATTGCTCAGATGGTGGTGTCTCGGGCGGAGCGCTGGGGAATGGGGCCGCTGGTGCTGGTGCTGGGCGACTTCAACGCTGGGCCTGGCGATCGGGCTCGCCGCACGCTGCAAGGGGCGATCGCGCCGGACCTGCACCTGGTGGACACCGTGGCAACGCTGCCGCCTGAGGACCAGCTAACGTTTCATGATTTTTCTGGGGTTGCCTTTGATGCGGTGGACACGATCTACTGCGATCGCCGTCTGCGGCTCCAGTGGGTTACGGTCGATCGCCAGTCTTGGCAGGGAATCTGGCCTTCAGATCACCATCCCGTTGTGGCCTCTGTGCGTGCCGAGGGACCGGTTTAAAATCGATGTCCCAAACTGGCTGGCAGGACTGGAAGAAAGCTCTAAGCCAACTTCGATATAAGGTCCCTAGTCAACCTGGCGCGAAGAGGATCACCAAGTGTTGCCAATTGTGTTTGAAACGTTACTGAAAGCATCAATTTGCAACACTTGTTTTTCTTTAGTTTAGGTTTTCCTAAAACCTTATTAGAAGGGCTTTCCCGGCGATCGCCTCGACATCAACCTACCCAAAATTGTCCTTAAATGCTCGGTGTAAGCGCTGACCATTCTCAACCTTTAGATAAAAAGAAATAAAAGCATTTTCAGTGTTTACACTCAGACCTCAAACTGACAGAACCCATAGGATAAGGGGCATGAGCTGAAACTCTTGTGGCATCTAGCTTGCAGCGCCAAAAGGTGACACTTCAAACGCAAACTAGACTGTTCATCCTAGTAACTGAAAGGACTTGAATCATGGCTGTCGAAAAAGTGAACTCTTCCTCCAGCTTGGCCGAAGTTGTTGACCGGATCCTGGACAAAGGAATCGTTATAGATGCATGGGTGCGCGTTTCTTTGGTGGGTATTGAACTGTTGGCAGTGGAAGCCCGAATCGTGATTGCTTCTGTGGAAACCTATCTAAAGTATGCAGAAGCCGTGGGTCTGACCTCTCAGGCAGCCGTGCCCGCAGCTTAGCTTCGATGGGTCTGAGGGAGGCTTTTGAGCCTCCCCTTTGACGCCTTCTGGCGTCTTTTGTGTTTTGTGTGTTCAGTTGGGTAAGGGGGTCTTGTGGGATGGTTGCACTGAAGCAGCAGTGGCAGGTCCAGCGGCAGCAGCGTCATCAAGATGCTGCCCAGCGTCGCCAGCAGGTGCGGCAGACGTTGGCATCAATCCAGCAAGAACGGCAGGCGCGAACGCTCCGGCTGCGCCGAGATCTCGACGCTTTTCAGGCGCAGCTGCACCAAGATAGTCGAGACCGCCACCAGCGGCAGCAGCAGTTTCGGCAGCAGCTACACCAGGAGACCCAGGCGTTTTTGGCGAGCGCGGGCCAGCAGCGTCGGGCGATGGCCCAGGAAATGGCCCAAACCCTCGAAGCCTACGTGGCGTCTTTGCAGGCGAGCACGGCTCAGTTTTTGGCGCTGACGGCGGCGGAGCGATCGCTGATGGCCCAGCAAATTCATCGAGACCTGCGCCAGTTTCACGCGGACCTGACCGGGGCGATCGCCGCCCTGCGCCACACCCTTCAAGGCGAAGTCCAGGCCCTGCGCGCGGCGGTTCAGGCTGATTTGGCGACTCACCAGCAGCAGCGCTGCCTGATGAAAGCCCAGATGACCCGAGATCTGGCTTTATTTCTCAAGACGCTGCGATCGGACGTGCAGAGCTATCTGTGGGAGCTGGAGCTGGTGCGCAAGGATCAGGCCTATCAGCTGCGCCAGCGTCTGGATCGCTCTCGCAGCGATCGCGCCCAAACCCTGACCCGCCTGACCCAGGACTGGGCAACCCTGCGCCGCGACTTGCAGCAGTACCGGCAAACCCTGCGATCGCAGGTGTGGGGTGACGACTCCGGCACTTCTGATGCCCTGGAGGCCGTCGTTCCCTCGGTGGCTATCCCCGTGATTCCTCCGGCGGGGTCGGCGATCGCCCTTCAGCGTCCCGTGGCGATCGAGCCCCCCAGCATCGAAAAGCAGGTCTACGCCTACCTGCACAACGTTCGCGGCGCCAAACTCTCCGAAATCGAGCTGGCCCTGGGAATTAACCGCGTCCAAACTGTGGACGCCCTCAAAGCCCTGATCCAAAAAGGTTTAATTAGTCAGCGCGATCGCGTTTACCACACCCAAGAGGAAGCTGTTCTGTGACCACGATCTTGCAAGCACGCTCCCGCAACTTTGTCAGCACCCCCGCTGTCGAGCGTGTCACGCGTCGAGCCCTCCGCTACCTGCAATCGGGTTTCTCGGTCCACTTGCGTGGCGCTGCCGGCACCGGCAAAACCACCCTGGCCATGCACCTCGCCGATCTCCTTACCCGGCCCATCATGCTGGTGTTTGGGGACGATGAATTCAAAACCTCTGACCTCATTGGTAACCAGCTCGGCTACACCCGCAAAAAAGTCGTCGATAACTTCATTCACAGCGTGGTGAAAGTCGAAGATGAGCTGCGCCAAAACTGGGTTGACTCTCGGCTGACCATGGCCTGCCGGGAAGGATTCACCTTGGTGTATGACGAGTTCAACCGATCGCGCCCCGAAGTCAACAACGTCTTGCTGGCGGCCCTAGAAGAAAAGCTGCTGGTGCTGCCCCCCAGCTCAAACCGCACTGAATACATTCGGGTTAGCCCTCATTTTCGGGCGATCTTCACCTCCAACCCAGAGGAATACTGCGGGGTCCACAGCACCCAAGACGCTCTCCTCGATCGCCTCGTCACCATCAACTTGCCAGAGCCCGATGAGCTCACCCAGCAAGAAATCCTGGTCCAAAAAGCCAGCGTCGATCGCGCCAGCGCCCTCTTGATCGTGCGCTTGGTGCGGGCCTTTCGCCAGCGCACCACCAACACCGACAAGTCCTCGGGCCTGCGGTCCTGCCTGATGGTGGCCAAGGTCTGCCAAGACCACAACATCGTGGCGCGGCCCCACGACCCCGATTTCCGGGACGTGTGCAGCGACGTGCTGCTGTCACGCAGCTCTCTGCCGCTCAAGGAAGCGACGCAGTTCCTGTGGGAGCTGCTGAACGATCCGGCCTACCAAGATTTGGAGTCGGGGCTGGAGTCGGCTCTGGGCGTCAGTCCTGCCGAGCCTGCCCCCGCGATCGCGCCCCTTCCCGAGGAGAGCACCAGCGAGGCACCCCCCGAAACCCTGGCCGAAACCCAGCCGGAAGCAGAGCCTGACACGCTAGAAGCGCCTGAAGCTTTAGCAGAAGAGGCGGCTCCCGCCCACCTCGAAGAAACCCTGCCTCCCCTGGCCGAAGCGGCGATCGCCCTGGCCCACGATCTGGAGGCCCTGGCGGCGGACCTGACCCCCCCAGTCCCTGAAGAATCACTGGCATCCCCAGAGCAGGCGATCTACGCTTATTTGCAGGAGTCCCAGGGTGCCCGCTTGTCCGAGCTTGAAGGTGCCCTTGGCTTCAGCCGCATTCAGACGGTCAATGCCCTCAAGTCCCTGACCGAAAAGGGCGCCGTGCTGGTGCAGCGAGACGGTTCTGTGGTGCCGGTCTCCTAACAGGCGATCGCCCGAACGTGCTGCATTGAGGATAGAAACGTTGTGACCTACAGCCCCCCTGCCCCCAAAGGTCGAGGCGCGATCGCCACGGCCACCTCGGGGTCAACCCTGGCCGACATCCTAGAGCGGGTCCTGGACAAAGGCATTGTGATTGCCGGCGATATCTCCGTGTCCGTTGGCTCCACCGAGCTGCTGAATATTCGCATTCGCTTGCTGATTTCGTCCGTGGACAAGGCCCGCGAAATCGGCGTCAACTGGTGGGAAAGCGACCCCTACCTCAGCAGCAAAGCCAACGCCCTGAGCGCCTCTAATCAAGAACTCCAGGCCCGCATCGAAAGCCTCGAAAGCGAGCTGCGACAGCTGCGCCAAGCCGCTGGGCTTGCCCTTCAGGCGGCCCCGACGACCACCGAATATAGCCCGACCCAACAACCTCGCGAATAGTGGCTCTAGCCTCCACGGCGCTTGCGGCTTTGGAAAAGGCGCTGACCTGCCTCGCCGAAGAATTTTTGTCGTGGCCGCGAGCGTTTCTCGTTGGCAAACTGTGTATCCTTGGCCGAAGACTCTATCCTACCGACCGGAAACCAACCGAAGTCCAGCCCTGATGCTGGGCTAGCGCCGCTGCTGCTGACGGTGCTGGAATTGGTGCGTCAACTCATGGAGGCTCAGGTGATCCGCCGCATGGAAACGGGGGCCTTGAGCGATGCAGAACTGGACCGAGCGGCGGACAGTCTGCGCAAGCTAGAAGAGCAGATCGTCCACTTGTGCGAGGTCTTCGAGATTGATCCGGCGGACCTCAACATTGACCTGGGCGAGATTGGCACGCTGCTGCCCAAGGGCGACAGCTACTACCCCGGGGAAACCTCCAGCAACCCGACGATCTTGGAACTGCTGGACCGCCTGCTGCATACGGGAGTGGTGCTAGAGGGCAGTGTGGATTTGGGGCTGGCTGAAATTAACCTGATTCACGCCAAGCTGCTGCTGGTGCTGACTTCGCGTCCTCTGCACGCCGCTCCCCCCCTGCCAGACGCGAAGCCGCCAGCAGAGCCCTAGCGAGGCCGCTTGAGGGCGAGGGTGAGGCC
This genomic stretch from Geitlerinema sp. PCC 7407 harbors:
- a CDS encoding endonuclease/exonuclease/phosphatase family protein, producing the protein MELIVMSLNLRYDKPDPGTAAWSVRREAVTALVSYYAPDLMGSQEGQAHQLLDLHRHLKDYQSLGGDRLGNGRGEACAIFYRPQRLTCREWGEFWLSETPEAPGSITPSWGNLLPRMVTWACFSSTYLAAPLLVFNTHFDYGSATARDRSAQLLRARIAQMVVSRAERWGMGPLVLVLGDFNAGPGDRARRTLQGAIAPDLHLVDTVATLPPEDQLTFHDFSGVAFDAVDTIYCDRRLRLQWVTVDRQSWQGIWPSDHHPVVASVRAEGPV
- the gvpA gene encoding gas vesicle structural protein GvpA; the protein is MAVEKVNSSSSLAEVVDRILDKGIVIDAWVRVSLVGIELLAVEARIVIASVETYLKYAEAVGLTSQAAVPAA
- the gvpC gene encoding gas vesicle protein GvpC gives rise to the protein MVALKQQWQVQRQQRHQDAAQRRQQVRQTLASIQQERQARTLRLRRDLDAFQAQLHQDSRDRHQRQQQFRQQLHQETQAFLASAGQQRRAMAQEMAQTLEAYVASLQASTAQFLALTAAERSLMAQQIHRDLRQFHADLTGAIAALRHTLQGEVQALRAAVQADLATHQQQRCLMKAQMTRDLALFLKTLRSDVQSYLWELELVRKDQAYQLRQRLDRSRSDRAQTLTRLTQDWATLRRDLQQYRQTLRSQVWGDDSGTSDALEAVVPSVAIPVIPPAGSAIALQRPVAIEPPSIEKQVYAYLHNVRGAKLSEIELALGINRVQTVDALKALIQKGLISQRDRVYHTQEEAVL
- the gvpN gene encoding gas vesicle protein GvpN, yielding MTTILQARSRNFVSTPAVERVTRRALRYLQSGFSVHLRGAAGTGKTTLAMHLADLLTRPIMLVFGDDEFKTSDLIGNQLGYTRKKVVDNFIHSVVKVEDELRQNWVDSRLTMACREGFTLVYDEFNRSRPEVNNVLLAALEEKLLVLPPSSNRTEYIRVSPHFRAIFTSNPEEYCGVHSTQDALLDRLVTINLPEPDELTQQEILVQKASVDRASALLIVRLVRAFRQRTTNTDKSSGLRSCLMVAKVCQDHNIVARPHDPDFRDVCSDVLLSRSSLPLKEATQFLWELLNDPAYQDLESGLESALGVSPAEPAPAIAPLPEESTSEAPPETLAETQPEAEPDTLEAPEALAEEAAPAHLEETLPPLAEAAIALAHDLEALAADLTPPVPEESLASPEQAIYAYLQESQGARLSELEGALGFSRIQTVNALKSLTEKGAVLVQRDGSVVPVS
- a CDS encoding gas vesicle protein yields the protein MTYSPPAPKGRGAIATATSGSTLADILERVLDKGIVIAGDISVSVGSTELLNIRIRLLISSVDKAREIGVNWWESDPYLSSKANALSASNQELQARIESLESELRQLRQAAGLALQAAPTTTEYSPTQQPRE
- a CDS encoding gas vesicle protein K, translated to MAEDSILPTGNQPKSSPDAGLAPLLLTVLELVRQLMEAQVIRRMETGALSDAELDRAADSLRKLEEQIVHLCEVFEIDPADLNIDLGEIGTLLPKGDSYYPGETSSNPTILELLDRLLHTGVVLEGSVDLGLAEINLIHAKLLLVLTSRPLHAAPPLPDAKPPAEP